The following proteins are encoded in a genomic region of Pyrus communis chromosome 11, drPyrComm1.1, whole genome shotgun sequence:
- the LOC137749539 gene encoding shikimate O-hydroxycinnamoyltransferase-like yields the protein MAVNVSVRESTIVKPTEETPKQVLWMSNLDLVILGKHTPSVYFYRRSQTGSHHGNSFFDPAVLKRALAKALVPFYPLAGRLQQNETGRSEINCNGEGVLFVVAETASVLEDFGDFAPTPEFRKLIPVVDYSAGISTYPLLVVQVTYFKCGGVSLGVGLEHRVADGCSGLHFVNTWSDIARGLDLTIPPFIDRTLLRARDPPQTTFDHVEYQPDPPLNTPPPSTKDGDAESTTVSIFRLTRKQLSVLKAKSKEEGNSINYSTYEMLAGHVWRCATKARNLPDDQVTKLHVAVDGRSRLQPPLPPGFFGNVVFAGAPFATAGDLKSKPTWYAAGRIHDVVVRMNHDYLRSALDYLEVQPDLSALVRGAHTFRCPRLGITSWARLPIYDADFGWGRPIFMGPGGIGYEGLAFVLPSPTNDGSLSVAISLQSDHMKSFAKLLYDL from the exons ATGGCGGTAAACGTTAGCGTGAGGGAGTCAACAATCGTCAAGCCGACGGAGGAGACGCCGAAGCAGGTTCTGTGGATGTCCAACTTGGACTTGGTAATTCTGGGCAAGCACACCCCCAGTGTATATTTCTACCGGCGAAGCCAAACCGGCAGCCATCATGGCAACTCGTTCTTCGACCCGGCGGTGCTCAAGCGCGCCCTCGCCAAGGCCCTCGTGCCCTTCTACCCATTGGCGGGGCGCCTCCAGCAGAACGAAACCGGCCGTTCCGAAATCAACTGCAATGGGGAGGGGGTGCTGTTTGTTGTGGCGGAGACCGCTTCCGTCCTTGAGGATTTTGGCGATTTTGCGCCGACTCCTGAGTTCCGGAAGCTCATCCCCGTCGTTGATTATTCTGCTGGGATTTCCACATATCCCCTCTTGGTGGTGCAG GTCACATACTTCAAATGCGGTGGAGTGTCACTTGGCGTCGGCCTGGAACATCGGGTGGCAGATGGGTGCTCAGGTCTCCATTTTGTAAATACATGGTCTGATATCGCTCGCGGACTTGACCTTACAATCCCACCTTTCATCGACCGGACATTACTTCGTGCCCGAGACCCACCTCAGACAACATTCGACCACGTTGAATACCAACCTGATCCGCCCTTAAATACTCCTCCGCCGAGCACAAAAGATGGTGATGCTGAGAGCACAACAGTCTCCATTTTCAGATTGACGCGGAAGCAACTAAGCGTCTTGAAAGCCAAGTCTAAGGAAGAAGGGAACTCAATCAACTACAGCACATATGAGATGTTGGCAGGCCATGTTTGGAGATGTGCAACCAAGGCACGTAATCTCCCCGATGATCAAGTGACCAAACTGCATGTTGCGGTTGATGGACGGTCCAGACTGCAACCCCCACTCCCACCTGGTTTCTTTGGCAATGTGGTTTTCGCAGGCGCACCATTTGCTACAGCGGGGGATCTCAAATCGAAACCAACATGGTATGCTGCAGGCCGTATACATGATGTTGTGGTGCGCATGAACCACGATTACCTTAGATCAGCTCTTGATTATCTTGAGGTTCAACCTGATCTGTCGGCCCTTGTTCGCGGAGCTCATACTTTTCGGTGCCCGAGACTTGGGATAACTAGTTGGGCTAGGCTGCCGATCTACGATGCAGATTTTGGTTGGGGTCGACCTATTTTCATGGGTCCTGGTGGAATTGGATACGAGGGGTTGGCTTTTGTGTTACCAAGTCCAACAAATGATGGGAGTTTATCAGTGGCCATCTCCCTGCAGTCTGACCATATGAAATCATTTGCCAAGTTGTTGTATGACTTATGA